A window of the Candidatus Liberibacter solanacearum CLso-ZC1 genome harbors these coding sequences:
- a CDS encoding inositol monophosphatase family protein: MPRSALLNVMVSAALKAGKLLSRDFDEVQNLQVSRKDPSDSVAQYHLKYQEIIYQELLYARPKYGFYGEGKSCVGQDSLTRWIVDPLNGSTNFLHAIPHFCISIALERAQEIIASVIFNPITDELYTAERGAGAFLNDRRIRVSSRRLLSKSLISCGIPRVTCQQNNHFLAHFNGIIDSIAGVRSFGAIALDLAYIASGRFDGFWEKGFSPWSIAGGLLLVREAGGFATDFLGKATIVESKSIISGNIHIHKQLLTVMNS, from the coding sequence ATGCCCCGTTCTGCTCTTCTCAATGTTATGGTAAGTGCTGCTTTAAAAGCCGGTAAATTGTTGTCACGTGATTTTGATGAGGTGCAAAATTTACAGGTTTCTCGGAAAGATCCTAGTGATTCCGTAGCGCAATATCATTTAAAATATCAAGAGATTATTTATCAGGAATTGTTGTATGCCCGCCCTAAGTATGGTTTTTACGGCGAGGGAAAATCATGTGTTGGACAAGATAGTTTGACGCGTTGGATTGTTGATCCATTGAATGGTTCTACCAATTTTTTACACGCTATTCCGCACTTTTGCATCTCGATTGCTTTGGAACGTGCGCAAGAAATAATTGCCAGCGTTATTTTTAATCCTATTACAGATGAGTTGTATACAGCTGAACGTGGTGCTGGGGCTTTTTTAAATGATCGTCGTATACGTGTTTCCTCTCGCCGTCTTTTGTCTAAATCTCTTATTTCTTGCGGTATTCCGCGTGTCACTTGTCAACAAAATAATCATTTTCTTGCCCATTTTAATGGCATTATAGATAGTATAGCTGGGGTGCGTAGTTTTGGTGCGATAGCTCTTGATTTGGCTTATATTGCATCTGGTCGATTTGATGGTTTTTGGGAAAAAGGATTTTCTCCATGGAGTATTGCGGGTGGATTACTTCTTGTTCGTGAAGCAGGAGGATTTGCCACTGATTTTTTGGGGAAAGCTACGATTGTCGAAAGCAAAAGTATCATCAGCGGCAATATACACATCCATAAACAACTTTTAACTGTCATGAATAGCTAA
- the fumC gene encoding class II fumarate hydratase, producing the protein MSNTRNEQDSFGTIEVQKDCYWGAQAQRSLENFKIGEEKQPLVIIRALGIIKQAAARVNMELGKLDPKIGNAIIKASEEVISGKLDAHFPLVVWQTGSGTQSNMNVNEVISNRAIEILGGTMGSKNPVHPNDHVNLCQSSNDTYPTAIHIACAERIVHRLLPTLRNLHSALTKKINEFQDIIKIGRTHTQDATPLTLGQEFSGYAAQVKNSIKRIEITLNGLYELAQGGTAVGTGLNSPVGFAEKIALNIRNITGLPFITAPNKFEALATHDAVTFCHGAINTTATSLFKIANDIRFLGSGPRSGLGELALPENEPGSSIMPGKVNPTQCEALTQVCAHIFGNHAAITFANSQGHFELNVYKPMIAYNVLQSIQLLSDSIESFTNNCVLDIQARIDNIKNSLNRSLMLVTALTSKIGYDNATMIAKKAHHNNTTLKEEAIASGLISAEEYDTIVKPEKMLYPY; encoded by the coding sequence ATGTCTAATACCCGTAATGAACAAGATAGTTTTGGCACTATTGAAGTACAAAAAGATTGCTATTGGGGGGCGCAAGCACAGCGTTCTTTAGAAAATTTCAAAATTGGAGAAGAAAAACAGCCCCTTGTTATCATACGTGCACTTGGAATTATCAAACAAGCAGCAGCGCGTGTTAATATGGAACTAGGAAAACTAGATCCAAAAATCGGAAATGCTATTATAAAAGCATCAGAAGAAGTGATTAGCGGCAAATTAGATGCTCATTTTCCTTTAGTCGTCTGGCAAACAGGCTCTGGAACACAGTCCAATATGAATGTTAACGAAGTAATATCCAATCGTGCAATAGAAATACTAGGAGGAACTATGGGATCAAAAAATCCCGTTCATCCTAATGATCATGTTAATTTATGCCAGTCTTCAAACGATACTTATCCAACAGCAATACACATAGCGTGTGCAGAGCGGATAGTGCATCGTCTGTTACCAACTCTTCGCAATTTACATTCAGCCCTTACAAAAAAAATCAACGAGTTTCAAGATATTATCAAGATTGGACGCACCCACACCCAAGACGCAACTCCTTTAACTTTAGGCCAAGAATTTTCAGGATACGCTGCACAAGTTAAGAACTCCATTAAACGCATAGAAATAACCTTAAATGGTCTTTATGAACTGGCTCAAGGCGGAACAGCTGTTGGGACTGGATTGAATTCTCCAGTAGGATTTGCCGAAAAAATTGCCCTCAACATACGTAACATTACCGGATTACCTTTTATTACCGCTCCTAATAAATTTGAAGCACTTGCTACTCATGATGCTGTTACTTTTTGTCATGGAGCCATTAATACAACGGCTACCTCTCTCTTTAAAATAGCCAACGATATTCGATTCTTAGGATCTGGTCCGCGTTCTGGGCTTGGAGAACTAGCACTACCTGAAAATGAACCCGGATCTTCTATAATGCCGGGGAAAGTTAATCCAACACAATGTGAAGCGCTAACACAGGTTTGTGCTCATATTTTTGGGAACCATGCCGCTATTACTTTTGCCAATAGCCAAGGACATTTCGAGCTCAATGTTTATAAGCCAATGATTGCTTATAATGTTTTGCAATCCATACAACTCTTGAGTGATTCTATTGAGTCTTTTACTAATAATTGCGTCCTCGATATCCAAGCACGTATCGATAATATTAAAAATTCTCTCAACCGATCTTTAATGCTGGTAACTGCTCTGACCTCTAAAATAGGATATGATAATGCAACTATGATTGCCAAAAAAGCCCATCACAACAACACAACACTTAAAGAAGAAGCAATCGCTAGCGGACTCATTTCTGCCGAAGAATATGACACCATTGTTAAACCCGAAAAAATGCTTTACCCTTATTAA
- the tuf gene encoding elongation factor Tu: MAEKRFIRDKESLGISTIGHVDHGKTTLTAAITKYYSDEQKAYGEIDSAPEERVRGITISTAHVHYQTAKRFYGHIDCPGHADYVKNMITGATQADGAILVCSAYDGPKPQTKEHILLARQVGISSIVVYMNKVDTVDDPELLDLVELEIRELLSYYDFPGDEVPVIRGSALCALNGENKELGEDSIHALMEAVDNYIPTPSRLTDEPFLMHVESSCTIGGRGTVATGRVKRGKLVAGSDIEIIGMGGKTLKAKCTDMEMFRQKLDEAIAGDNVGLLLRGVDRADVQRGRVICAPGSIKEYSKFEASVYILKKEEGGRHTGFLGNYRPQFFMDTADVTGKIILPPESKAVMPGDRVTLEIELISPIAMEANQRFSIREGGKTIGAGIVSKIIG; the protein is encoded by the coding sequence ATGGCGGAAAAACGGTTTATTCGTGACAAGGAAAGTCTTGGGATTAGTACTATAGGTCACGTTGATCACGGGAAGACGACGCTAACTGCGGCTATTACGAAGTATTATAGTGATGAGCAGAAGGCATATGGTGAGATTGACAGTGCTCCGGAGGAGAGGGTTCGTGGTATTACCATTTCGACGGCGCATGTTCACTATCAGACTGCCAAGAGATTTTATGGGCATATTGATTGTCCTGGTCATGCTGATTATGTAAAGAATATGATTACTGGTGCGACGCAGGCTGATGGTGCGATTCTTGTTTGCTCTGCCTATGACGGTCCGAAGCCACAAACGAAGGAACATATTCTTCTTGCTCGTCAGGTTGGTATTTCGTCGATAGTTGTGTATATGAACAAGGTTGATACTGTTGATGATCCGGAGTTATTGGATCTTGTTGAGCTTGAGATTAGGGAGCTTTTGAGTTATTACGATTTTCCTGGAGATGAAGTTCCTGTTATTAGGGGTTCTGCTCTTTGTGCCTTAAACGGAGAGAATAAGGAATTGGGGGAAGATTCGATTCATGCTTTGATGGAAGCTGTTGATAATTATATTCCTACACCTTCGCGTTTAACGGATGAGCCTTTCTTGATGCATGTGGAGAGTTCTTGTACGATTGGTGGTCGTGGGACTGTTGCGACTGGTCGTGTTAAGCGTGGTAAGCTTGTGGCTGGATCTGATATTGAGATAATTGGTATGGGTGGCAAGACGCTTAAAGCGAAATGTACAGATATGGAGATGTTTCGGCAGAAGTTAGATGAAGCTATAGCGGGAGACAATGTTGGTTTATTGCTTCGCGGAGTGGATCGTGCGGATGTTCAGAGGGGGAGAGTTATTTGTGCTCCTGGTTCTATTAAAGAGTATTCTAAGTTTGAAGCTAGTGTTTATATTCTGAAGAAAGAAGAAGGCGGTCGTCATACAGGATTTTTAGGTAATTATCGTCCACAGTTTTTTATGGATACGGCGGATGTTACGGGGAAGATAATTTTGCCTCCTGAATCTAAAGCGGTGATGCCTGGTGATAGGGTTACTTTGGAGATAGAGCTTATTAGTCCGATTGCGATGGAAGCAAATCAGCGTTTTTCTATTCGTGAAGGAGGAAAGACGATTGGTGCGGGGATTGTTTCCAAAATTATAGGATAA
- the rpmJ gene encoding 50S ribosomal protein L36, whose product MKVRNSLRVLKSRHRANRIVRRKNRIYIINKISPKHKVRQG is encoded by the coding sequence GTGAAGGTCAGAAATTCTCTTCGTGTACTTAAGTCGCGTCACCGTGCAAATAGAATCGTGCGCCGTAAAAACAGAATCTATATTATCAATAAGATTAGCCCCAAACATAAAGTGAGACAAGGATAA
- a CDS encoding 5-(carboxyamino)imidazole ribonucleotide synthase, which translates to MNRKTIGIIGGGQLARMLSMSAARLGFCVVILDPDSTCPANQVSNRQIVAQYDDIDSLKNLANLCDYVTYENENIPTKSISYLSTLLPTHPSARVIEIAQDRLYEKQFFQDYGLSTVDFCEINSQESLTKILTNFKGKGILKTRRMGYDGKGQKVYNQNDSTKNLYVSLGNKPLIFEHFAIFDCEISIIAARALDGSMHFYDPIQNTHINGILHKSVVPAHISKKTTCLAYSAMEKVLNALNYVGVLCIEFFVTEDGNVLINEMAPRVHNSGHWTEASCTISQFEQHIRSISGLPLGNPYRHSNCVMYNIIGSEINQSEKWLNCDSSIVHIYGKSKTLPGRKMGHITQIYPKDILVHPLSENQ; encoded by the coding sequence ATGAATAGAAAAACAATCGGCATTATTGGAGGGGGGCAATTAGCGCGCATGCTTTCTATGTCCGCCGCCCGCTTAGGATTTTGCGTTGTTATTTTAGACCCTGATTCTACTTGCCCCGCCAACCAAGTTTCTAATCGGCAAATAGTGGCACAATATGATGATATAGATTCCCTGAAAAATTTAGCTAATCTTTGCGACTACGTAACATATGAGAATGAAAATATTCCTACTAAATCAATCTCATACCTCTCTACACTGCTTCCCACACACCCATCGGCTAGAGTAATCGAAATTGCCCAAGATCGTTTGTATGAAAAGCAATTTTTCCAAGATTATGGTCTTAGTACAGTAGATTTTTGCGAAATTAATTCACAAGAATCTCTGACAAAAATTCTTACCAATTTCAAAGGTAAAGGCATACTAAAAACAAGACGTATGGGATATGATGGCAAGGGGCAAAAGGTCTATAATCAAAATGATTCCACAAAAAATCTATACGTTTCTCTTGGCAATAAACCGTTGATTTTTGAACACTTTGCAATATTTGATTGTGAAATATCAATTATAGCTGCTCGCGCTCTTGACGGTTCTATGCATTTCTATGACCCCATACAAAACACCCATATTAATGGGATATTACACAAATCGGTAGTCCCCGCCCATATCAGCAAAAAAACAACCTGTTTAGCTTATAGCGCAATGGAAAAGGTTTTGAACGCACTCAATTATGTTGGTGTCCTGTGTATAGAATTCTTTGTTACAGAGGATGGAAACGTTCTCATCAACGAAATGGCACCACGCGTTCATAATTCTGGACACTGGACGGAAGCATCTTGTACTATTTCACAATTTGAACAACATATTCGTAGCATTTCTGGCCTCCCCCTTGGAAATCCCTACAGACATTCAAATTGTGTGATGTATAACATCATTGGATCTGAAATTAATCAATCCGAAAAATGGCTCAATTGTGATTCTAGTATTGTCCATATTTATGGAAAATCAAAAACGCTTCCTGGAAGAAAAATGGGGCATATCACACAGATCTATCCAAAAGATATTCTTGTACATCCTTTGTCAGAAAACCAATAA
- the purE gene encoding 5-(carboxyamino)imidazole ribonucleotide mutase, producing the protein MSRTPPIAIIMGSQSDWKIMKYAADMLDTLGVDYEARIISAHRTPDRLVEFAKNARFEGFKLVIAGAGGAAHLPGMIAAMTSLPVLGVPIMSRALQGLDSLLSIVQMPAGVPVGTLAIGKSGSVNAALLAIAILALNDENITERLEDWRIQQTTSVSEYPKDFSE; encoded by the coding sequence ATGAGCAGAACTCCCCCTATCGCCATTATTATGGGAAGTCAATCTGACTGGAAAATCATGAAATATGCAGCTGATATGCTGGATACGTTAGGAGTTGATTACGAAGCACGCATTATTTCAGCACATCGCACTCCCGATCGATTAGTAGAATTTGCTAAAAACGCTCGTTTCGAAGGATTTAAATTAGTAATTGCGGGAGCTGGCGGAGCTGCACATTTACCTGGAATGATCGCCGCTATGACATCTCTACCTGTCTTAGGGGTACCAATAATGTCGCGAGCGCTCCAAGGGCTAGACAGCCTTTTATCAATTGTTCAAATGCCCGCAGGAGTGCCTGTAGGAACCCTAGCCATTGGGAAATCTGGGTCGGTCAATGCGGCTTTATTAGCAATAGCGATTCTTGCGCTGAATGACGAAAATATTACTGAACGTTTGGAAGATTGGCGCATCCAACAAACGACATCAGTTTCCGAATACCCGAAGGATTTTTCAGAATGA
- the mnmA gene encoding tRNA 2-thiouridine(34) synthase MnmA, with protein MNSLDFDKNPKDMRVVVAMSGGVDSSIVAALLKRDGYDVVGVTLQLYNGGKESKRKGSCCAGQDVYDARRVCDAIDVPHYVFDYEERFHNAVIVPFANAYIAGETPLPCVDCNRTVKFLDLLSVMRRLGADVLATGHYIRSRFHVGADGVRRRIMCRPVDSERDQSYFLFATTQQQLCDLRFPLGEMKKESVRDLAREMKLEVADKSDSQDICFVQKGKYFDIVKKLSSDISLEGEIVHLSGQVLGRHNGIINYTIGQRRGLGIAASDPLFVVYLDKQGSRVIVGPREALEVRRIYLREINWLGDGSFEDVVVDGFKCFAKIRSSQDPVSVFVKRDDSGVYVDFENSEEGVAAGQACVFYSSDSNDARILGGGFISCSKRSDKVEKSLFSIMKKNPSL; from the coding sequence ATGAATAGCCTAGATTTTGATAAGAATCCAAAGGATATGCGTGTTGTTGTAGCTATGTCTGGAGGGGTTGATTCTTCTATTGTTGCAGCTCTTTTGAAGCGTGATGGGTATGATGTTGTTGGTGTCACGTTGCAGTTGTATAACGGTGGAAAAGAATCAAAAAGAAAGGGTTCTTGTTGTGCGGGACAAGACGTGTATGATGCTCGTCGTGTTTGTGATGCTATTGATGTTCCGCACTACGTTTTTGATTATGAAGAGCGTTTTCATAATGCTGTTATTGTTCCTTTTGCAAATGCATATATTGCCGGAGAAACCCCTTTGCCATGTGTAGATTGTAATCGAACTGTTAAATTTTTGGATTTACTTTCTGTAATGCGTCGATTGGGGGCAGATGTTTTGGCAACAGGACATTATATACGTTCTCGTTTCCACGTTGGAGCTGATGGGGTACGTCGACGCATAATGTGTCGCCCAGTAGATTCAGAGCGAGATCAAAGTTACTTCTTGTTTGCCACTACGCAGCAACAGTTATGTGATTTACGTTTTCCCCTTGGAGAGATGAAAAAAGAATCAGTCAGAGATTTGGCGAGGGAGATGAAATTGGAAGTGGCGGATAAATCAGATAGTCAAGATATCTGTTTTGTTCAAAAAGGGAAATATTTTGATATAGTAAAGAAGTTGAGCTCTGACATATCTTTGGAAGGGGAGATTGTGCATTTAAGTGGACAAGTATTAGGGCGTCATAATGGGATTATAAATTATACTATAGGGCAAAGGCGTGGTCTTGGTATAGCGGCAAGTGATCCTCTTTTTGTTGTGTATCTCGATAAACAAGGCTCTAGAGTAATTGTCGGACCAAGAGAGGCTTTGGAAGTTCGTCGTATTTATTTACGTGAAATTAATTGGTTAGGTGATGGATCTTTCGAAGATGTGGTTGTTGATGGATTCAAATGTTTTGCTAAGATTCGTTCTTCGCAAGATCCGGTTTCTGTTTTTGTGAAACGAGATGATAGTGGGGTGTATGTGGATTTTGAAAACAGTGAAGAGGGGGTTGCTGCTGGTCAGGCATGCGTATTTTATAGCTCAGATTCGAATGATGCCCGTATTTTAGGGGGGGGATTTATTAGCTGCTCTAAACGTTCAGACAAGGTGGAAAAATCTTTATTTTCTATAATGAAAAAAAATCCTTCTTTATAA
- the alaS gene encoding alanine--tRNA ligase: protein MRNLGSIRKTFLDFFQKREHKILDSSSLIPHNDPTLMFTNAGMVQFKNIFTSQEKRSYKTAATVQKCVRAGGKHNDLDNVGRTTRHHTFFEMLGNFSFGDYFKERAIKLAWELLTKEFDIDCRRIVVTVYDGDEEAFNLWKKISGLPSNKIIRVAGKDNFWSMADTGPCGPCSEIFFDQGEGFLGGLPGSAEAGDRYLEIWNLVFMQFEQKSQKERCILPSMSIDTGMGLERISAVLQGKTDNYDIDLFKTLIQASEQITGVKYKGDDIINHRVIVDHLRSSSFLIADGILPTNEGRGYVLRRIMRRAMCYARLLGYEDPLMMRLFPVLCSEMGSAYPELIQAQLLIEETLKVEDMRFSKTLDKGIYLLDEVSSSLEKNAILDGSVAFKLYDTHGLPLDIMQDILWARGLGGVDVASFKQSLEEQRSKARSHCLGLGEKITEKIWFSLKEKYGTTQFVGYNIHHGSKVIAGDEKKGDYSLSQKPSVDFTQGIPAIVKAIVLQDSIVDVARAGQKVEVLFDQTPFYAESGGQVGDTGIAVGEGVSLQITDVQKKVGGIFVHHATIEHGVLRTEMPIILTINYQDRRQLSINHSATHLLHAALRTILGPHVSQKGSHIIPERLRFDIVHSKPITREEIKLIQDHINDVIAQNYSIITRIMNIDDAIASGSSALFGKKYSDKVRVVSIESDDGRVYASELCGGTHVSSTGEIMLVHIVSESAVSAGIRRIEAVSGQRARSYLVEQDEKVRSLASFLKVQPSNVVKRVEEIWEERRELHLINAKHKLKLNVDDLSCHTIANVNFMSHVIPDADFKELKGLIDMLQKKIKSGIIMLIGVSKEKKASVVIAVTQDLIDRFNAINLVRLAAKVLGGSGGGGRPNMAQSGGPDGNKVDQSIANIVSFLKNEIEK, encoded by the coding sequence ATGAGAAATCTGGGTAGTATTCGGAAGACATTTCTTGATTTTTTCCAAAAAAGAGAACACAAGATTTTAGATTCTTCTTCACTTATTCCGCATAATGATCCAACATTAATGTTTACCAATGCGGGTATGGTTCAATTTAAAAATATTTTTACAAGCCAGGAAAAACGTTCCTATAAGACAGCGGCAACGGTACAAAAGTGTGTCCGTGCCGGTGGCAAACATAATGATTTGGATAATGTTGGTCGTACTACGCGTCACCATACTTTTTTTGAAATGTTAGGTAACTTTTCTTTTGGTGATTATTTTAAAGAAAGAGCTATTAAACTTGCTTGGGAACTTCTGACTAAGGAATTCGATATTGATTGTCGTCGAATTGTTGTAACGGTTTATGATGGCGATGAGGAGGCTTTTAATCTTTGGAAAAAAATTTCTGGTTTGCCCTCTAATAAAATTATTCGTGTTGCTGGTAAAGATAATTTTTGGTCAATGGCTGATACTGGTCCATGTGGTCCTTGTTCTGAAATTTTCTTTGATCAGGGAGAGGGATTCCTAGGAGGATTGCCAGGATCTGCTGAAGCAGGAGATCGTTATCTTGAGATATGGAATCTCGTTTTTATGCAATTTGAGCAGAAAAGCCAGAAAGAGCGTTGTATCTTGCCTAGTATGTCAATAGATACTGGCATGGGATTAGAGCGCATATCGGCTGTCTTGCAGGGGAAGACGGATAATTATGATATAGATCTTTTTAAAACCCTCATTCAAGCTTCCGAACAAATAACGGGAGTAAAATATAAGGGAGATGATATTATCAATCATCGTGTTATTGTTGATCATCTTCGTTCATCTTCTTTTCTTATTGCAGATGGTATATTGCCCACAAATGAAGGACGTGGATATGTATTACGGCGTATTATGCGTCGTGCTATGTGTTATGCTCGATTATTGGGATATGAAGACCCTCTTATGATGCGTCTTTTCCCTGTTCTTTGTTCTGAAATGGGAAGTGCATATCCTGAATTAATTCAAGCTCAGCTGCTTATTGAAGAAACCCTCAAGGTAGAAGATATGCGGTTTAGCAAGACATTGGATAAGGGAATTTATTTGCTTGATGAAGTATCATCTTCTCTAGAAAAGAATGCGATTTTAGATGGAAGTGTTGCTTTTAAATTATATGATACACATGGTCTTCCTTTAGATATTATGCAAGATATTTTATGGGCACGGGGCTTGGGTGGTGTAGATGTTGCTTCTTTTAAGCAATCTTTAGAAGAACAAAGGTCGAAGGCACGATCCCATTGTTTGGGTTTAGGAGAGAAAATAACAGAAAAAATTTGGTTTTCTCTCAAGGAAAAATACGGCACTACTCAGTTTGTAGGCTACAATATTCATCATGGTTCGAAAGTAATAGCGGGAGATGAAAAAAAAGGTGATTATTCATTATCCCAAAAACCTTCGGTAGATTTTACTCAAGGAATTCCAGCTATAGTCAAAGCTATTGTGCTGCAAGATTCGATAGTTGATGTAGCAAGAGCAGGACAAAAAGTTGAAGTGCTCTTTGATCAAACGCCTTTTTATGCTGAATCAGGTGGTCAAGTAGGAGATACGGGTATTGCTGTTGGTGAGGGAGTTAGCCTTCAGATTACTGATGTACAAAAAAAAGTAGGGGGAATATTTGTTCATCATGCGACCATTGAACATGGTGTATTGCGAACAGAGATGCCAATTATTCTTACAATTAATTACCAAGATCGTCGGCAACTGAGTATTAACCATTCGGCAACACATTTGTTGCATGCGGCATTACGTACGATTCTAGGTCCCCATGTTTCTCAAAAGGGATCGCATATTATTCCTGAAAGATTGCGTTTTGATATAGTGCATTCAAAGCCAATAACCAGAGAAGAGATAAAATTGATTCAAGATCATATTAATGATGTTATTGCACAAAACTATTCTATTATAACGAGAATTATGAATATAGATGATGCCATAGCATCTGGATCCTCTGCTTTATTTGGGAAAAAATATAGTGATAAAGTAAGAGTTGTTTCCATAGAATCTGACGATGGGAGAGTTTATGCTTCTGAATTATGTGGAGGAACTCATGTTTCTTCTACAGGAGAAATTATGCTCGTACATATTGTTTCTGAAAGTGCGGTCAGTGCAGGTATTCGTCGTATTGAGGCTGTTTCTGGACAAAGAGCCCGTTCATATCTTGTTGAGCAGGATGAAAAAGTGAGATCACTCGCTTCTTTTCTGAAAGTACAACCAAGTAATGTTGTCAAACGTGTAGAAGAAATTTGGGAAGAGCGTCGTGAACTTCATCTTATCAATGCTAAGCATAAATTAAAATTGAATGTTGATGATTTGTCTTGTCATACGATTGCAAATGTTAATTTCATGAGTCATGTGATTCCTGATGCGGATTTCAAAGAACTTAAGGGATTAATTGATATGTTGCAAAAAAAAATAAAATCCGGAATCATTATGCTTATTGGTGTTTCTAAAGAGAAAAAAGCTTCTGTTGTGATAGCAGTTACGCAAGATTTAATTGATCGTTTTAATGCAATTAATCTTGTTCGTTTAGCTGCTAAGGTATTGGGTGGCAGTGGAGGTGGTGGACGTCCTAATATGGCTCAATCTGGTGGGCCAGATGGTAATAAAGTGGATCAATCTATTGCCAACATTGTATCTTTTTTAAAAAATGAAATAGAAAAATAG
- a CDS encoding phosphoserine transaminase: MSHICKPKSKPMRPFFSSGPCVKRPGWSLSVLEGALLGRSHRCTLGKERIKRAIDLTREVLEVPESYRIAIVPASDTGAVEMALWSLLGSRGVDVLAWESFGLGWMSDIRQLSLQDVREFTAPYGELSDFSKVDFDRDVVFVWNGTTSGVCVPDVEFIPENREGLVICDATSAVFARHIDFKKLDVLTFSAQKVLGGEAGFGVIILSPRSIERLENYVPSWPLPKIFRMTKGGKVMEGLFSGETINTPSLLCIEDYIDALVWVKEMGGLSASITHCNENAAVLFQFIKENDWVENLAIDSKNRSNTSICMRIVDSDIVSFDRNTQASFCKSMVSFLEKESVAYDIASYRDAPFGLRVWVGATVEKEDLVSLCDWLKWAFYFQKSAFLRAIS; the protein is encoded by the coding sequence ATGTCACATATATGCAAGCCAAAATCAAAGCCTATGCGTCCCTTTTTCTCTTCTGGTCCATGTGTAAAGCGTCCGGGATGGTCTCTTAGTGTATTAGAGGGGGCGTTACTTGGGCGTTCTCATCGTTGTACTCTGGGAAAAGAAAGAATAAAGAGGGCGATAGACTTAACTCGGGAGGTTTTGGAAGTTCCTGAAAGTTATCGCATTGCTATAGTTCCTGCTTCAGACACTGGGGCTGTTGAAATGGCATTATGGTCTTTGCTTGGTTCTCGTGGCGTTGATGTCCTTGCGTGGGAAAGTTTTGGGCTTGGGTGGATGTCAGATATTCGGCAGCTTTCTCTTCAAGATGTTCGAGAATTTACGGCTCCTTATGGTGAGCTTTCGGATTTTTCTAAGGTGGATTTTGATAGAGACGTGGTATTTGTTTGGAATGGAACTACTTCGGGTGTTTGCGTTCCTGATGTGGAATTTATTCCAGAAAATCGAGAAGGTTTGGTTATTTGTGATGCAACTTCAGCAGTTTTTGCGCGTCATATTGATTTTAAAAAATTAGATGTTTTGACTTTTTCTGCACAAAAAGTTTTGGGTGGAGAAGCGGGTTTTGGGGTTATCATATTATCCCCTCGATCTATTGAACGTCTTGAAAATTATGTTCCTTCTTGGCCCTTGCCTAAGATTTTTCGTATGACTAAAGGGGGTAAGGTGATGGAGGGTCTTTTCTCTGGAGAGACAATAAATACCCCTTCTTTATTATGTATTGAAGATTATATTGATGCATTGGTATGGGTGAAGGAAATGGGAGGGCTTTCTGCGTCTATTACGCATTGCAATGAAAATGCTGCTGTTTTGTTTCAGTTTATTAAGGAAAATGATTGGGTTGAAAATCTTGCGATTGATTCGAAAAATCGTTCTAACACGTCTATTTGTATGAGAATTGTTGATTCCGATATTGTGTCTTTTGATCGCAATACCCAAGCATCTTTTTGCAAATCTATGGTTTCTTTTTTGGAAAAGGAATCGGTTGCTTATGACATTGCTTCTTATCGTGACGCTCCTTTTGGCCTACGTGTATGGGTTGGGGCAACTGTTGAGAAAGAAGATCTTGTATCGCTATGTGATTGGTTAAAATGGGCTTTTTATTTCCAGAAAAGTGCTTTTTTACGGGCTATATCGTAA